In a single window of the Hoyosella subflava DQS3-9A1 genome:
- a CDS encoding branched-chain amino acid aminotransferase: MTALPEFSRVPHPSALPDEERNNMLESPGFGQHFTDHMVSIDYTEGKGWHDPQILPYGPVTLDPAAMVLHYGQAIFEGLKAYRQPDGSIASFRPDANAARFRTSARRIAMAELPDELFLQSLRELIGVDRAWVPAAGGEESLYLRPYMFATESGLGVRPAKEYKYLLIASPAGAYFKGGIRPVSVWLSTEYVRAVRGGTGAAKFAGNYAASLLAQAESIDHGCDQVVWLDAIERRYIEEMGGMNLFFVFGSGADARLITPELSGSLLPGITRDSLIHLASDAGIPVEERKISVDELETKSKSGEITEVFACGTAAVITPVGSVKYPGGEYAIADGNPGEVTVALRDTLTGIQRGTFADTRGWMQKLG, from the coding sequence CTTCACCGATCACATGGTCAGTATCGATTACACCGAGGGAAAAGGCTGGCATGACCCGCAGATCTTGCCCTACGGTCCGGTCACGCTGGACCCTGCCGCGATGGTGCTGCACTATGGACAAGCCATCTTCGAAGGTTTGAAAGCATACCGCCAGCCAGATGGCTCGATTGCATCCTTCCGCCCCGATGCCAACGCTGCTCGCTTCAGAACGTCGGCGCGGCGCATCGCCATGGCTGAACTGCCTGACGAGCTTTTCCTCCAATCGCTGCGGGAACTGATCGGCGTCGACAGGGCCTGGGTCCCTGCGGCGGGCGGTGAAGAATCGCTGTATCTGCGTCCCTACATGTTCGCCACCGAGTCTGGGCTGGGCGTAAGGCCTGCGAAGGAATACAAGTATCTGCTGATCGCTTCGCCTGCAGGCGCCTACTTCAAGGGCGGGATCAGGCCCGTGAGCGTCTGGCTGTCGACGGAATATGTTCGTGCGGTGCGCGGCGGTACGGGTGCAGCGAAGTTCGCTGGCAACTACGCGGCGTCACTTCTTGCTCAGGCCGAGTCGATTGATCACGGGTGTGATCAGGTGGTCTGGCTCGACGCGATCGAGCGGCGCTATATCGAAGAGATGGGCGGCATGAACCTGTTCTTCGTGTTCGGGTCGGGCGCGGACGCTCGACTCATCACTCCAGAGTTGTCGGGTTCGCTCCTGCCGGGCATCACACGTGACTCACTCATCCACCTCGCCTCGGATGCCGGGATTCCTGTGGAAGAACGCAAAATTTCTGTGGACGAACTCGAAACGAAGTCCAAGAGCGGGGAGATCACCGAGGTCTTCGCGTGTGGCACTGCGGCGGTGATCACGCCCGTCGGCAGCGTGAAGTACCCCGGTGGGGAGTACGCAATCGCGGATGGCAACCCCGGTGAAGTAACGGTTGCGCTTCGCGACACCCTGACGGGCATTCAGAGAGGGACATTCGCGGACACCCGCGGCTGGATGCAGAAGCTGGGATAG
- a CDS encoding adenosylcobinamide-GDP ribazoletransferase, which produces MTDRRSRRSVHAPESAAIDGIRAAFSWLTVLPVRGPRIADRQAGSWAIAASPFIGLGLGVLSALALWGLVALEVPAPLAGIATVALLALLTRGMHLDGLADTADGLGTYGPPEKAQAVMHSGSSGPFGVATLVLCLGAQAFALGTLAEQGKLVAVVVAIATARVAVVLACRPGIRSARPEGFGALVAGTQSWAIIGTWLIAAVFVSIVAVPDRPYQGTIVIAVALVLTFLFTNHCVRRFGGLNGDVLGAVLELTVVLIAVGMLVGG; this is translated from the coding sequence GTGACAGATCGGCGTTCGCGACGTTCGGTGCATGCACCCGAAAGCGCCGCCATCGACGGGATCCGCGCCGCTTTTTCATGGCTGACGGTTCTGCCCGTTCGGGGCCCACGCATCGCGGATCGCCAGGCAGGGAGCTGGGCGATCGCCGCGTCCCCTTTCATCGGCCTAGGGCTCGGCGTCCTGTCGGCTCTCGCGTTGTGGGGTTTGGTTGCCCTTGAAGTTCCCGCGCCACTCGCAGGTATAGCGACCGTCGCACTCCTCGCCCTCCTGACCCGTGGAATGCACCTCGACGGCCTCGCCGACACCGCAGACGGACTTGGAACCTATGGGCCTCCGGAGAAGGCTCAGGCGGTGATGCACAGCGGCAGCTCAGGCCCGTTCGGCGTCGCGACGCTGGTGCTTTGCCTCGGCGCACAAGCATTCGCGCTGGGGACTCTAGCGGAACAAGGGAAGCTCGTAGCAGTCGTCGTAGCGATCGCGACAGCGCGCGTCGCCGTCGTCCTCGCGTGCCGGCCCGGTATCCGTTCCGCGCGCCCGGAAGGTTTCGGCGCTCTGGTCGCGGGAACCCAGTCGTGGGCGATAATCGGAACCTGGCTGATCGCAGCGGTGTTTGTGTCGATCGTCGCCGTGCCTGACCGCCCTTACCAGGGCACGATCGTCATAGCTGTCGCGCTGGTACTGACCTTCTTGTTCACTAATCACTGCGTGCGCCGATTCGGCGGCCTGAACGGCGATGTGCTCGGCGCGGTCCTTGAGTTGACGGTCGTGCTGATCGCGGTGGGGATGCTCGTCGGCGGGTAG
- the cobT gene encoding nicotinate-nucleotide--dimethylbenzimidazole phosphoribosyltransferase: protein MSAPDEPDPRVVFDSVPQPDRPSRRAAQDRQRSLTKPPGSLGRLEEIGEWVAACQGQCPPRVFERPRIVVFAGDHGVAQTGVSAYPPEVTQQMVLNFLAGGAAINVLARAAGASVRVEDLSVSGDTPPAVSRYKVRRSSGRIDREDALTEEETLTAIAAGRVIADSEIDSGADLLIAGDMGIGNTTPATVLIASLTRTEPVAAVGRGTGIDDVTWMRKTEVIRDAMRRARPSVRNPVKLLQTAAGADIAAMAGFLAQSAVRRTPAILDGVVVSAAAMVAEDMAAGARDWWIAGHRSTEPAHTLALRQLQLEPVVDFQMRLGEGSGAAVALPIVRAAVATLAEMATFDEAGVSDR, encoded by the coding sequence GTGTCAGCCCCAGATGAGCCGGATCCCCGCGTCGTGTTCGATTCGGTCCCCCAGCCTGACCGACCGTCGCGCCGGGCAGCCCAGGACCGCCAGCGCTCGCTGACTAAACCACCTGGTTCTCTCGGGCGGCTCGAAGAGATCGGCGAGTGGGTTGCCGCGTGCCAGGGGCAATGTCCGCCACGCGTGTTCGAGCGCCCGCGAATCGTTGTCTTCGCCGGAGATCACGGCGTCGCCCAAACTGGAGTGTCGGCTTACCCGCCAGAAGTGACCCAGCAGATGGTCCTGAACTTTCTGGCTGGCGGAGCAGCGATCAATGTTCTCGCCAGGGCAGCTGGAGCATCCGTGCGAGTGGAAGACCTGAGCGTTTCCGGTGACACACCTCCTGCGGTCTCCCGGTATAAGGTGCGGCGGTCCTCTGGCCGTATCGACCGTGAGGACGCGCTCACGGAAGAGGAAACGCTAACCGCGATCGCCGCTGGGCGCGTGATCGCCGATAGCGAAATCGATAGCGGCGCGGACCTGCTCATCGCTGGAGACATGGGAATTGGGAACACCACGCCCGCCACCGTCCTCATCGCTTCGCTCACCCGGACTGAGCCAGTGGCGGCTGTGGGGCGCGGCACCGGTATCGACGACGTCACCTGGATGCGGAAAACAGAAGTGATTCGTGATGCGATGCGACGCGCGCGCCCTTCCGTTCGCAACCCCGTCAAACTCCTGCAAACGGCAGCCGGAGCGGACATCGCTGCGATGGCCGGGTTCCTGGCGCAGAGCGCAGTGCGCCGTACGCCCGCGATCCTCGACGGAGTTGTTGTATCAGCGGCAGCAATGGTCGCCGAGGATATGGCTGCTGGAGCACGTGACTGGTGGATTGCCGGGCATCGCTCAACCGAACCGGCGCATACGCTTGCCTTGCGGCAGTTGCAGCTCGAACCGGTAGTGGATTTCCAGATGCGGCTTGGTGAGGGCTCGGGTGCAGCCGTTGCGCTGCCAATTGTCCGGGCAGCCGTCGCGACGCTTGCAGAGATGGCGACTTTCGACGAGGCAGGGGTGAGTGACCGGTGA
- a CDS encoding bifunctional adenosylcobinamide kinase/adenosylcobinamide-phosphate guanylyltransferase, translated as MGRVLVLGGARSGKSGHSEELIAVMANSPSEVRYIATSPPRVNDPEWEERIAVHRARRAPQWHTVETADVAMELRRERAVPTLVDDLGTWLTAQIDARQAWDGGPAALDDVLDDLVSAVCAYEGPLVIVTPEVGMGIVPPTRSGRMFRDLIGVLNSRLAEKCEKVVVVIAGIPLPLK; from the coding sequence ATGGGCCGTGTACTCGTACTAGGTGGCGCGCGTTCCGGCAAGTCCGGCCACAGCGAAGAACTGATCGCGGTGATGGCAAACTCACCAAGCGAGGTGCGATACATCGCTACTTCCCCGCCACGGGTGAACGACCCTGAATGGGAAGAGCGCATCGCGGTGCATCGAGCACGACGAGCGCCGCAGTGGCACACCGTGGAGACTGCCGACGTTGCTATGGAACTGCGCCGCGAACGCGCTGTTCCAACGCTGGTGGATGACCTCGGCACCTGGCTGACAGCGCAGATCGATGCGCGGCAAGCCTGGGACGGTGGCCCCGCGGCGCTCGATGATGTGCTGGACGATCTTGTGTCAGCCGTCTGCGCATACGAAGGGCCACTTGTGATCGTCACGCCGGAGGTCGGGATGGGGATCGTTCCCCCTACGCGCTCTGGTCGGATGTTTCGTGACCTCATCGGGGTGTTGAACAGCCGACTCGCGGAAAAGTGCGAGAAAGTAGTTGTGGTCATAGCGGGAATCCCCTTGCCGCTGAAATGA
- a CDS encoding DUF3043 domain-containing protein, protein MKFPRRGNEQNSPSESEGDAQHSPDASGESSGQTRGNAAEQTERRGYTPGKGRPTPKRNEATRGSRGPITPAPMTRAEARARKKALKAAKKNQPKMSKAEKKRAAAETRARASERRARMMSGEEDYLLPRDRGPVRRLARNFVDARRNLAGLFMPLALLVLLTLFMPPELQGVITLGMLVFLIFMIIEGIMLGRMISNRIRERYPDSDDTGFSIGWYAFVRATQVRKLRVPRPQVRPGDAV, encoded by the coding sequence GTGAAGTTCCCCCGACGTGGCAACGAGCAGAATTCCCCGAGCGAGAGCGAGGGCGATGCACAGCACAGTCCCGACGCGAGTGGTGAAAGCTCCGGCCAGACGCGCGGCAACGCGGCTGAGCAGACTGAACGACGCGGATACACACCCGGCAAAGGCCGCCCAACGCCGAAGCGGAATGAGGCCACGCGAGGGAGTCGCGGACCCATCACGCCAGCGCCCATGACGCGTGCCGAGGCACGCGCACGCAAGAAGGCGCTCAAAGCAGCCAAAAAAAATCAGCCGAAGATGAGCAAAGCCGAGAAGAAGCGCGCTGCTGCCGAAACTCGTGCACGGGCGTCAGAGCGACGCGCGCGGATGATGTCCGGCGAAGAGGATTACCTGCTCCCGCGTGACCGCGGTCCAGTTCGGCGGCTGGCACGCAATTTTGTTGACGCCCGACGCAACCTCGCCGGGTTGTTCATGCCACTAGCACTGCTCGTCCTGCTGACGCTCTTCATGCCTCCCGAGCTTCAGGGCGTTATCACACTCGGCATGCTCGTCTTTCTTATCTTCATGATCATCGAAGGCATCATGCTCGGCCGGATGATCAGCAACCGGATCCGGGAACGCTACCCGGACAGCGACGACACCGGCTTCAGCATCGGCTGGTACGCGTTCGTCCGAGCGACACAGGTCCGCAAACTCCGTGTCCCACGCCCGCAGGTCCGGCCAGGGGACGCGGTCTGA
- a CDS encoding HesB/IscA family protein: MTVQNETATQGVTLTPAAAAKAKALLEQEGREDLSLRIAVQPGGCAGLRYQLFFDDRTLDGDHTLDFEGVTLAVDRMSEPYLHGAVIDFVDSIEKQGFTIDNPNATGSCACGDSFN; this comes from the coding sequence ATGACTGTGCAGAACGAGACCGCCACGCAGGGTGTGACGCTGACTCCGGCTGCAGCTGCGAAGGCAAAGGCGCTGCTCGAGCAGGAGGGGCGCGAGGATCTCTCGCTGCGAATTGCTGTGCAGCCAGGTGGGTGCGCAGGCTTGCGCTACCAGTTGTTCTTCGACGACAGGACCCTGGACGGCGATCACACGCTGGACTTCGAGGGCGTCACACTCGCCGTTGACCGGATGAGCGAGCCGTACCTTCACGGCGCGGTCATCGACTTCGTGGATTCGATCGAAAAGCAGGGCTTCACGATCGATAACCCCAACGCAACGGGTTCGTGCGCCTGCGGGGACTCATTCAACTGA
- a CDS encoding carbohydrate kinase family protein: MAIAVSGSIATDHLMTFPGRFSEQLVADKLNQISLSFLVDDLVVRRGGVGGNIAYAIGMLGGSPVLVGAAGGDFAEYREWLESHGVDCAGVSLSKTAHTARFVCTTDLDMAQIASFYPGAMSEAKDTSIADVVRQNPSIDMVLIGANDPEAMGVHTDECRKLGLPFAADPSQQLARIDGAAARHLIKGAAYLFTNEYEWGLLLQKTGLTAEDVSSQVDVRVTTLGAGGVEIMPSGGERIHVDVVPELKRVDPTGVGDAFRAGFLTGRVAGLGFERSAQLGCLVAVLVLETVGTQEWSWNRDEALARLAGAYGQDAAAEIGEVLPIGASA; encoded by the coding sequence GTGGCGATCGCTGTGAGCGGATCGATTGCAACAGACCACCTCATGACGTTTCCGGGGAGGTTTTCTGAGCAGCTGGTCGCGGACAAGCTGAACCAGATTTCGCTCAGTTTCCTGGTTGACGATCTCGTCGTGCGACGGGGAGGTGTTGGCGGGAATATCGCGTACGCGATCGGAATGCTGGGCGGATCACCGGTGCTAGTAGGCGCGGCAGGCGGTGACTTCGCTGAGTACCGCGAGTGGCTGGAATCCCATGGTGTCGATTGCGCCGGTGTCTCGCTCTCGAAGACCGCGCATACCGCGCGATTCGTGTGCACTACAGACCTCGATATGGCCCAGATCGCGTCTTTCTATCCGGGTGCGATGTCCGAGGCGAAAGACACGTCGATCGCTGACGTCGTTCGCCAGAACCCGTCAATCGATATGGTGCTAATCGGTGCAAATGACCCCGAAGCTATGGGAGTGCACACCGACGAGTGCCGCAAGCTGGGTCTTCCCTTCGCCGCGGATCCGTCGCAGCAGCTCGCGCGAATTGACGGAGCCGCGGCTCGGCACCTCATCAAAGGCGCCGCATATCTCTTCACGAACGAGTACGAGTGGGGTTTGCTTCTCCAGAAGACTGGACTGACCGCAGAAGACGTCTCCTCCCAGGTCGACGTTCGGGTGACAACGCTGGGCGCCGGAGGTGTCGAGATCATGCCTTCGGGCGGCGAGCGGATCCACGTCGATGTCGTGCCCGAACTCAAGCGGGTTGATCCGACCGGTGTCGGTGATGCTTTCCGTGCGGGATTCCTGACCGGACGAGTAGCCGGCCTCGGGTTTGAACGGTCCGCTCAGCTTGGCTGTCTCGTGGCTGTCCTCGTCCTGGAAACCGTCGGAACCCAGGAGTGGAGCTGGAACCGTGACGAAGCTCTCGCCCGGCTCGCTGGCGCGTACGGGCAGGACGCCGCCGCAGAGATCGGCGAAGTCCTGCCCATCGGTGCCAGCGCGTAG